The genomic window CCGTATTGTTTTTATATGCGTTGTTTTAAATGTTATAATCTAACCTGGTACCACAAAGGGAACAAAGGAGGCCAAGTAATGCCTGAACCAAACCTGCTGGATATACAAGACCTGGCTGTCTCGTTAGACGGTAAAGAGATCCTTCATGAGATAAACTTGAGCGTTAAACCTGGTGAAACTAACGTGGTTTTCGGGCCGAATGGTAGCGGTAAGACGACCCTGATGATGACCATCATGGGATTTCCGCGTTACCATATTACCCGCGGTAAAATTATTTTTAAAGGCCAGGATATTACCCAAGCTACCTTGGATGAACGCGCCAGGCTGGGAATAGGAATGTCTTTCCAGCGGCCTCCAGTAGTCAAGGGCGTTA from Dehalococcoidales bacterium includes these protein-coding regions:
- a CDS encoding ATP-binding cassette domain-containing protein; this translates as MPEPNLLDIQDLAVSLDGKEILHEINLSVKPGETNVVFGPNGSGKTTLMMTIMGFPRYHITRGKIIFKGQDITQATLDERARLGIGMSFQRPPVVKGVKTRDMVTATLKARGREANVEALAEKTNMVNFLQRDINAGFSGGEIKRSELLQLLAQ